One window of Novipirellula aureliae genomic DNA carries:
- a CDS encoding acyl-CoA thioesterase: MSDKATYDRHMAIKVVMMPRDTNPHGTIFGGVLLSYIDQAGAVGAYHEIRTAGYGPKSIVTVGMKSVEFHRPVFVGNVVSFWTTLVQMGRTSITIHVEVEAERDGQIEKLTEAEVTYVAIESTGKTRRPVPIKDK; encoded by the coding sequence GTGTCCGACAAAGCTACCTACGACCGACACATGGCAATCAAGGTCGTGATGATGCCGAGAGACACAAATCCTCACGGGACCATTTTCGGTGGCGTGCTTCTCAGTTACATCGATCAAGCAGGGGCGGTGGGGGCGTACCATGAGATCAGGACGGCAGGTTACGGACCAAAATCAATCGTCACCGTTGGCATGAAAAGCGTCGAGTTCCATCGTCCTGTTTTTGTGGGAAACGTGGTGAGCTTTTGGACAACGCTGGTTCAAATGGGAAGAACTTCGATTACGATCCATGTTGAAGTGGAAGCAGAACGAGATGGACAGATCGAGAAACTCACTGAAGCGGAGGTGACTTACGTTGCGATTGAATCAACTGGTAAAACTCGCCGACCCGTGCCAATCAAGGACAAGTAG
- a CDS encoding 3-keto-disaccharide hydrolase codes for MFVKLSIASVLTMTLFVSNLAAESPTIELFNGLDLSGWHTDVPAKDKDPSVPDSFIVRDGLLVSLGTPRGHLITDKVYKDYRLEVEYRFSAKPGNCGVLVHASKPRRLYSMFPQSVEVQMQHLQAGDFWCIGEDITVPNMVERRGPKENWGVDGKKTRRILNLTDDSEKPAGEWNKMVIECEGNSIKVWVNGDLVNHGTGATASEGQIAIQAEGSEVEFRKIELTPLP; via the coding sequence ATGTTTGTGAAGCTGTCGATCGCCTCGGTTTTGACAATGACACTTTTTGTCTCCAACCTCGCTGCCGAGTCGCCCACCATTGAACTGTTTAACGGCCTCGATTTATCAGGCTGGCATACCGACGTCCCGGCAAAGGACAAAGATCCCAGCGTGCCAGATTCATTTATCGTCCGCGATGGCCTCTTGGTTAGCCTCGGCACGCCCCGTGGCCATTTGATTACCGACAAGGTCTACAAGGACTACCGGTTGGAGGTTGAGTATCGCTTTTCAGCCAAACCAGGTAACTGTGGCGTCCTCGTCCATGCCTCTAAGCCGCGAAGACTTTACAGCATGTTCCCGCAATCGGTTGAAGTGCAAATGCAACACCTACAGGCAGGTGATTTTTGGTGTATCGGTGAAGACATCACCGTGCCCAATATGGTCGAGCGGCGCGGTCCCAAAGAAAATTGGGGCGTTGATGGGAAAAAGACTCGCCGAATTCTCAACTTGACCGATGATTCTGAAAAACCGGCTGGCGAGTGGAATAAGATGGTGATCGAGTGTGAGGGAAATAGCATCAAGGTTTGGGTCAACGGCGACCTGGTTAACCATGGAACCGGCGCAACCGCCAGCGAAGGCCAAATCGCGATTCAAGCCGAAGGCTCGGAAGTCGAGTTCCGCAAGATTGAGCTGACCCCGCTGCCGTAG
- the purM gene encoding phosphoribosylformylglycinamidine cyclo-ligase has translation MAATYKDAGVDLDIYAESMRRLPRLMHRTFSPRVIPSDGGFAGLFQLDFAGKLFSRNYQEPVLVSGTDGVGTKLKIAQQTNRHETVGIDLVAMCVNDLICTGAEPLFFLDYVAMGRDDPARLERIVQGISDGCVQGDMALLGGETAIMPDMYQTDDYDLAGFAVGVVEKKKIIDGHLIAEGDVVVGLASSGLHSNGFSLVRKVIADANLDWNATDETLTDHSASPTQPQTIADACLEPTRIYTSAIRKVQTNYRVKQVLHGLAHITGGGIEENLDRILPKHVDAIIDSSTWDLPPIYRWLQKTGSIELSEMRRVFNMGIGMAAVVNEFYADSVISQIEACGIKCNKIGKIVAGKGHVVYAD, from the coding sequence ATGGCTGCAACCTACAAAGACGCTGGCGTCGATCTCGATATTTATGCCGAATCGATGCGCCGGCTGCCCCGTTTGATGCACCGCACTTTTAGTCCTAGGGTGATCCCGAGCGACGGAGGGTTTGCGGGGCTGTTCCAGCTTGATTTTGCTGGGAAATTGTTTTCACGCAATTATCAAGAACCGGTCCTCGTCAGCGGGACCGACGGTGTCGGCACGAAACTGAAAATAGCCCAGCAAACCAATCGCCACGAGACCGTAGGCATCGACTTGGTCGCAATGTGCGTCAACGACCTGATTTGTACCGGTGCCGAACCACTGTTCTTCCTCGATTATGTCGCCATGGGACGCGACGATCCGGCCCGACTTGAACGAATCGTTCAAGGGATTAGCGACGGCTGCGTCCAAGGCGATATGGCTCTCCTCGGCGGCGAAACCGCGATCATGCCCGATATGTACCAAACCGACGACTACGACCTTGCCGGATTTGCTGTCGGAGTCGTCGAAAAGAAGAAGATTATCGATGGCCATCTGATCGCCGAAGGCGACGTGGTGGTTGGTTTGGCTTCGAGTGGGCTGCATAGCAATGGCTTTTCATTGGTCCGAAAAGTGATAGCCGATGCCAATCTCGATTGGAATGCGACGGACGAAACCCTGACCGACCATTCGGCTTCTCCTACTCAACCGCAAACGATTGCCGATGCCTGTTTAGAGCCAACACGGATTTACACCTCGGCAATCCGCAAAGTTCAAACGAACTACCGTGTGAAGCAGGTATTGCACGGCTTGGCACACATTACCGGTGGCGGGATCGAAGAAAATCTCGATCGTATTTTGCCAAAGCACGTTGACGCAATCATCGATTCTTCGACTTGGGATCTGCCTCCGATTTATCGTTGGCTACAGAAAACAGGATCGATCGAGTTGTCCGAAATGCGGCGGGTTTTCAATATGGGGATCGGTATGGCTGCCGTCGTGAATGAGTTTTACGCCGACAGCGTTATCTCGCAGATCGAAGCTTGCGGCATCAAGTGCAACAAAATCGGCAAAATTGTCGCGGGCAAAGGCCACGTCGTCTACGCGGACTAG
- a CDS encoding glycoside hydrolase family 2 TIM barrel-domain containing protein translates to MKEPAMNMNKSLAFALSIFSLFILSFNSHASERDRMLSLRKIGFNTGWVFQRGDQPHAIEADFDDSNWKVVTIPHDWSIEGPIDKNNPSGRQGGFYPGGVGYYRKSFPFDPAWKDKRVQITFDGVMSNSEVWINGKPLGKRPNGYVGFTYELTPHLNEGSNTIVVRADNSAQPNSRWYTGSGIYRNVWLHVKNNVSVAQHGTYVVAKEVTDTSAELQIETTIENNLATDTDVQIISAVYGPQGEKIAEHSTVKQISSKGAVTAGQKIDVKDPALWSIESPQQYVLVTTLMVGDQQTDTCRTKFGIRDIRFEIETGFWLNGKNIKVKGVNNHHDAGPVGAAVPEDVLYRRLAILKEMGCNAIRTAHNPAAPEFYDLCDRMGFLVMDEVFDEWIASWPWTNYQDQGKVKYGYHLHFKEWAQQDLKDIILRDRNHPSIFLWSVGNEIPDQCYPEGPLRLKPLMDTVRDLDPTRPITCGCCFIHLANKTGFASMLDVTGYNGGGGSIVYEKDKATYPTRKFIATEIPHSFQTRGVYRTKTVMRAPKEGVPVPDLTEEEVFPEFSPFYASSYDNASVRISAGDSWRKTASLPYVAGEFRWTGYDYLGEAIRGWPSRFWDFGIIDLCGFPKDHYYFYQSQWTDKPMVHILPHWTWPGKEGKVIPVWTYSNADEVELFFNGKSLGAKSNRDQMNLSWDVPYAPGTLKAIAKTDGKEVAQYTVQTASKPAKIQVIADKQTMAADGVSCVHLECNVLDQDGNFVPNADNLIQFNISGPVSNIGVENGDALDLASNKINERKAFNGKCLLILQSQLRGGPVTVEAVSEGLVSGKVSITVLE, encoded by the coding sequence ATGAAAGAACCCGCCATGAACATGAATAAGTCACTCGCTTTTGCGTTGTCCATTTTTTCGCTGTTCATTCTATCATTCAATAGCCATGCGAGTGAACGCGACCGTATGCTTTCCTTGCGGAAGATTGGTTTTAATACGGGCTGGGTCTTTCAGCGGGGAGATCAGCCCCACGCGATCGAAGCTGACTTTGATGATTCGAATTGGAAGGTCGTGACCATCCCGCATGATTGGAGTATCGAAGGCCCCATCGATAAGAATAATCCATCCGGTAGGCAAGGTGGATTCTATCCAGGCGGGGTCGGCTACTACCGCAAATCCTTCCCATTCGATCCGGCCTGGAAAGACAAACGGGTGCAGATCACCTTTGATGGCGTGATGTCCAACAGTGAAGTCTGGATCAACGGAAAACCGCTCGGAAAACGCCCCAATGGTTACGTCGGTTTCACCTACGAGTTGACCCCCCACTTAAACGAGGGAAGCAATACGATTGTTGTGCGTGCTGATAATTCAGCGCAACCCAACAGCCGCTGGTACACCGGTTCCGGGATTTATCGCAATGTATGGCTGCATGTAAAAAACAATGTTTCGGTAGCACAGCATGGGACGTATGTCGTTGCCAAGGAGGTGACTGACACCTCCGCTGAATTACAGATTGAGACCACGATTGAAAACAATTTGGCCACGGACACAGACGTTCAGATTATTTCAGCCGTCTACGGTCCTCAGGGTGAAAAGATCGCCGAGCATTCAACGGTGAAACAGATTTCCTCCAAAGGAGCGGTAACCGCAGGGCAGAAAATCGACGTAAAAGATCCCGCTCTTTGGTCGATTGAGTCTCCTCAACAATACGTGTTGGTGACCACGTTGATGGTGGGAGACCAGCAGACGGATACCTGCCGAACGAAGTTTGGGATTCGGGATATTCGTTTTGAAATTGAAACCGGGTTTTGGTTGAATGGTAAAAACATCAAGGTCAAAGGTGTCAACAATCACCACGACGCTGGACCCGTCGGTGCGGCGGTTCCCGAAGACGTGCTGTATCGCCGATTGGCGATTTTAAAAGAGATGGGCTGCAATGCGATTCGTACCGCACACAACCCCGCAGCGCCCGAGTTCTACGACTTGTGTGACCGCATGGGCTTTCTCGTCATGGATGAGGTCTTCGATGAATGGATCGCTTCCTGGCCATGGACGAACTATCAAGATCAAGGAAAAGTGAAGTATGGATACCATCTGCATTTCAAAGAATGGGCTCAACAGGATCTGAAAGACATCATCCTCCGGGACCGAAATCACCCCAGCATTTTCTTGTGGAGTGTTGGCAATGAAATCCCCGATCAATGCTACCCCGAAGGTCCGCTGCGGCTCAAACCGCTCATGGACACCGTCCGTGACTTGGATCCCACGCGTCCAATAACATGCGGTTGTTGCTTTATCCATTTGGCCAACAAAACCGGTTTTGCTTCGATGCTTGACGTTACAGGGTACAACGGGGGTGGCGGTTCGATCGTGTATGAAAAGGACAAGGCTACCTATCCAACCCGAAAATTCATCGCCACCGAGATCCCGCATTCCTTCCAAACACGTGGTGTGTACCGAACCAAAACCGTGATGAGGGCTCCGAAGGAGGGCGTGCCGGTTCCCGATTTGACCGAAGAAGAGGTTTTCCCCGAATTCTCTCCGTTCTATGCGTCATCCTATGACAACGCCAGTGTCCGCATCAGCGCAGGCGATTCATGGCGAAAAACCGCTAGTCTACCTTATGTCGCGGGCGAATTTCGTTGGACCGGCTATGACTACCTGGGCGAAGCCATCCGAGGTTGGCCATCGCGTTTCTGGGATTTTGGGATCATTGATCTCTGCGGATTTCCCAAAGACCATTATTACTTCTACCAAAGCCAATGGACCGACAAACCGATGGTTCATATCCTGCCGCATTGGACATGGCCAGGAAAAGAAGGCAAGGTCATTCCGGTGTGGACTTATTCCAACGCAGACGAAGTTGAACTCTTCTTCAACGGCAAATCTCTCGGTGCCAAGTCAAACCGTGACCAAATGAATCTATCGTGGGACGTGCCTTATGCGCCTGGCACCTTGAAAGCCATTGCCAAAACCGACGGAAAAGAGGTGGCTCAGTACACCGTTCAAACCGCGTCGAAGCCCGCGAAGATCCAAGTCATCGCGGACAAGCAAACCATGGCGGCGGACGGAGTAAGCTGCGTTCATTTAGAATGTAATGTGCTCGACCAAGACGGCAACTTTGTCCCCAATGCTGACAATCTGATCCAATTCAATATCTCGGGGCCAGTATCGAATATCGGCGTCGAAAACGGGGACGCCTTGGACTTGGCTTCCAATAAGATCAACGAACGGAAAGCTTTTAACGGAAAGTGCTTGCTGATTTTACAGAGCCAATTACGCGGGGGGCCAGTTACGGTGGAAGCCGTTTCCGAAGGCTTGGTCTCAGGCAAAGTCAGTATCACGGTTCTTGAATAG
- a CDS encoding sulfatase family protein produces MLQLRYKSLIFAIALQISPYSLAADLPPTPARDGSKPRNVVFILTDDHRFDAMGCAGHPFLETPNLDSIAANGVHLKNAFVTTSLCSPSRASILTGLYTHKHGVIDNNRLVPKGTLFFPQYLQRAGYQTAFIGKWHMGGEHDEPRPGFDRWVSFRGQGHYLAPTSEYTLNVDGERVPQKGYITDELTDYAVEWLESRPKDKPFFLYLSHKAVHANFTPARRHQGRYADADLSFLPNGSDLSASNNTPRWVRDQRNSWHGVDFAYHSDRGLDYLYRRYCESILAVDDSVGRVLAQLKAMGIHDQTLVIYMGDNGFMWGEHGLIDKRVAYEASIRVPMLMQCPALFDGGNPIENVVGNIDVGPTILHAAGLNAPEYMDGQSFLDLPNHRNMNWRDYFLYVYYWEKNFPQTPTQFALRGDRFKYITYYGLWDTDELYDLTKDPGESNNLLYDPAYKSVVKEMQDRLYAMLSEKGGMQIPMNRPRGGSNNKRWDDKGPEPTDFPSALIVDEPINQQAQ; encoded by the coding sequence ATGCTCCAACTTCGATACAAGTCTCTTATCTTCGCCATCGCGCTGCAAATTTCCCCCTACAGTTTAGCCGCCGATCTGCCGCCAACGCCGGCTCGCGATGGCTCAAAACCTCGCAACGTGGTTTTCATACTGACCGACGACCATCGATTCGATGCGATGGGTTGCGCTGGACACCCCTTTCTAGAAACTCCAAATCTCGATTCGATCGCAGCCAACGGTGTCCATCTTAAGAATGCGTTTGTGACGACCAGTCTCTGTTCGCCGAGTCGCGCCTCCATTTTGACGGGACTTTATACGCACAAACACGGCGTGATCGATAACAACCGCCTCGTTCCCAAGGGAACCTTGTTCTTCCCACAATACTTGCAACGAGCGGGCTACCAAACCGCATTCATTGGCAAATGGCACATGGGCGGAGAACACGATGAACCTCGGCCCGGTTTTGACCGTTGGGTCAGTTTCCGTGGGCAGGGTCATTATCTCGCCCCCACCTCCGAATACACGCTCAATGTCGACGGTGAACGGGTCCCACAAAAGGGATACATCACCGACGAATTGACCGACTATGCGGTCGAGTGGCTCGAATCGCGTCCCAAAGACAAGCCCTTCTTCTTATACCTTTCGCATAAAGCCGTTCATGCAAACTTCACGCCGGCTCGACGGCACCAAGGACGCTATGCGGATGCGGACTTGAGTTTCCTGCCCAATGGATCTGACTTGTCGGCTAGCAATAACACGCCACGCTGGGTGCGCGATCAACGCAATAGCTGGCATGGAGTCGATTTCGCCTACCACAGTGATCGGGGACTGGATTATCTTTACCGTCGGTACTGCGAGTCGATTTTGGCGGTAGACGACAGTGTCGGACGTGTGTTGGCGCAACTAAAAGCGATGGGAATACACGACCAAACGCTTGTCATTTACATGGGAGACAACGGGTTTATGTGGGGCGAACATGGCTTGATTGATAAGCGTGTTGCCTACGAAGCATCGATACGCGTGCCGATGCTAATGCAATGTCCCGCGTTATTTGATGGCGGCAATCCGATTGAAAATGTCGTCGGCAATATCGATGTCGGCCCAACCATTTTACACGCCGCCGGTCTAAACGCACCGGAGTACATGGACGGGCAAAGCTTTCTCGACCTGCCCAATCATCGCAATATGAATTGGCGAGACTATTTCCTATACGTCTACTATTGGGAAAAGAATTTCCCGCAAACCCCAACCCAATTTGCCCTTCGTGGCGACCGGTTCAAATACATCACCTACTACGGATTGTGGGACACCGATGAACTATACGACCTAACCAAGGACCCTGGAGAATCGAACAATTTGCTGTATGACCCGGCATACAAATCGGTGGTAAAGGAAATGCAAGACCGCCTCTATGCCATGCTGAGCGAAAAAGGTGGGATGCAAATTCCCATGAATCGACCCAGAGGCGGTAGCAATAACAAACGCTGGGATGACAAGGGACCTGAACCGACTGACTTCCCATCCGCATTGATTGTCGACGAACCTATCAACCAACAAGCTCAGTGA
- a CDS encoding AraC family transcriptional regulator, producing MITATNFPNSKRRPKIALLVEASRSYGRQLLRGISYFARTQVNWSLLHQEMMLDSAIPDWMLSSHIDGIIARVDYDTIEPLRKLRIPIVDVRCDRKFSNVPQVETDNRIVAQMAFDHLWDRGFRSFAFCGFQFASYSESRLQYFGELVKQSGCSFTSYQSGGRPGRSITELEKSGLRDTERLSQWLLTLRRPTGMLVCNDIRGQQVLNVCRTVGIAVPDNLGVIGVDDDETICMMCDPPLSSVCPNAERVGCRAAEILHLMLTGIRPQLDVEYVSPLHVRERESTQVVAIDDIELAEVCQFIRQHACDGINVSSIMQITSLSRRQLERRFREKLGRTPHEQITETQIDRVKRLLQETDMTLEKIAPKAGYRHKESLSAVFKRETGQTPGEYRLAIRSTGEGSGLIM from the coding sequence ATGATTACTGCAACGAACTTCCCAAATTCGAAACGGCGTCCCAAAATTGCTTTGCTCGTCGAGGCCTCTCGTTCTTACGGGCGGCAATTGCTTCGGGGAATATCCTACTTTGCTCGCACCCAAGTCAATTGGTCGCTGCTGCATCAAGAGATGATGCTCGATTCCGCGATCCCCGATTGGATGTTGAGCTCGCATATCGATGGCATTATAGCAAGGGTGGATTACGACACGATCGAGCCTTTGCGAAAACTGCGTATACCGATCGTCGACGTCCGCTGTGACCGCAAATTCAGTAACGTTCCACAAGTGGAGACGGATAACCGAATCGTTGCTCAAATGGCGTTCGATCATTTATGGGACCGCGGGTTTCGCAGCTTTGCCTTTTGCGGTTTCCAATTTGCGTCATACTCTGAATCTCGACTGCAGTACTTTGGTGAATTGGTCAAACAATCGGGTTGTTCCTTCACGAGCTATCAATCAGGAGGCAGACCGGGGCGTTCCATTACCGAGTTAGAAAAATCGGGGCTTCGGGATACCGAACGATTGTCGCAATGGCTTTTGACGCTAAGGCGGCCGACCGGTATGCTCGTTTGCAACGACATTCGTGGTCAACAAGTTCTCAATGTCTGTCGTACCGTGGGAATAGCGGTCCCTGACAATTTGGGCGTCATCGGTGTTGACGATGACGAAACGATTTGCATGATGTGTGACCCCCCGTTATCAAGCGTTTGCCCCAACGCCGAACGCGTTGGCTGTCGAGCGGCGGAAATTTTGCACCTCATGCTCACAGGGATTCGACCACAATTGGATGTTGAGTATGTTTCACCGCTGCATGTTAGGGAGCGGGAGTCAACCCAGGTGGTTGCGATCGATGATATTGAATTGGCCGAGGTTTGCCAATTCATTCGACAACATGCCTGTGATGGCATCAATGTCAGCAGCATCATGCAGATAACTTCACTTTCACGCCGCCAATTGGAACGACGGTTCCGCGAGAAATTGGGACGGACCCCGCACGAGCAAATCACGGAAACTCAAATCGACCGAGTCAAACGATTGCTTCAGGAAACCGACATGACCTTGGAAAAGATTGCACCCAAAGCGGGATACCGGCACAAAGAGAGCCTTAGCGCGGTATTCAAACGCGAAACGGGACAAACGCCAGGCGAATATCGTTTAGCCATTCGCTCAACCGGCGAAGGCAGTGGATTAATCATGTGA
- a CDS encoding AraC family transcriptional regulator: protein MNRSVHPIIDGRLPREVRAIDIGLLTQLFEYAPDVAFFVKDMEGRYVAVNTSLANRHGLDRCEDAIGKRPIDICIGKFGLGPTSQDTKVLRTGVPLVDHLEMQWHQPHKPVWCLTTKLPILNEAGEIVGVVGFSRDVRVPVEKHEIPETFALVLDDFERNLIELNTPSTLAERSEMSLQRLARLTKRLFGLTPSQFISKTRIAVASQLLLGTDDPLSEVALASGFYDQSAFSRAFRMATGVTPSDFRRQFK from the coding sequence ATGAACCGTTCAGTCCATCCCATAATCGACGGCCGCTTGCCTCGCGAGGTGCGAGCAATCGATATCGGGCTACTAACGCAGCTTTTTGAGTATGCGCCAGATGTCGCGTTTTTCGTCAAGGACATGGAGGGGCGCTACGTGGCGGTCAACACATCGCTCGCCAATCGCCATGGTTTGGATCGCTGCGAGGATGCCATCGGAAAACGTCCCATCGACATTTGTATTGGGAAATTTGGACTCGGCCCCACCAGTCAAGATACCAAAGTGTTGCGGACGGGAGTGCCGCTGGTGGATCATCTCGAGATGCAGTGGCATCAGCCACACAAGCCGGTTTGGTGTTTGACGACGAAGCTTCCTATCCTGAATGAAGCGGGAGAAATCGTTGGAGTCGTCGGTTTTTCACGTGATGTACGCGTCCCCGTTGAAAAACATGAGATACCGGAAACGTTTGCACTGGTGTTGGATGATTTCGAACGAAATCTAATAGAACTCAACACACCTTCCACGCTGGCCGAGCGGTCGGAGATGTCACTCCAACGCTTGGCCCGACTCACCAAACGCTTGTTTGGGTTAACGCCGAGTCAGTTCATCAGCAAGACGCGAATCGCCGTCGCGTCACAATTGCTACTTGGTACGGACGATCCACTCTCCGAGGTTGCTTTAGCGAGCGGTTTCTATGACCAGAGTGCGTTTTCGAGAGCATTTCGTATGGCAACGGGTGTCACACCTTCTGATTTCCGAAGGCAATTCAAGTAG
- a CDS encoding mechanosensitive ion channel family protein yields the protein MADLALPLTEIAESNPAPSPIPFGEATQQVINEVTQGDMSGVIEYATLHLVPQLLLAAVGLGVIFIGYLVASYLSRIISKPVCRRVDETLGKFVGKVVFYCVLAAVVGAVLSKMGAPLGGLAAMLAAAGFAIGLAFQGTLSNFASGVLMLVFRPFKVGDFVNAAGVMGKVNEIDLFTTTLDTPDNRRIIVPNSSISSAIIENISHHKHRRIEVPVGVSYSADIAATRHALNAALAKFEDEIVQGEGRNSAVVLSNLGPSSVDWLVRMWVNSSDFWRLKEGLVGEVKQQLDSAAISIPFPQMDVHLHQVNGDEEASRSRPKIRPVRREFEASSNRQAS from the coding sequence GTGGCTGACCTCGCGTTACCTCTTACCGAAATAGCGGAAAGCAATCCAGCGCCCTCTCCAATCCCCTTTGGCGAAGCCACCCAGCAAGTGATTAATGAAGTCACGCAAGGCGACATGTCGGGCGTGATCGAGTATGCGACGTTACATCTCGTCCCCCAATTGCTGCTCGCTGCAGTCGGTCTAGGGGTCATTTTTATTGGTTATTTGGTTGCCAGCTATTTGTCGCGGATCATCAGCAAACCGGTATGCCGGCGTGTCGATGAAACACTTGGCAAGTTCGTCGGGAAGGTCGTGTTCTACTGCGTCCTTGCAGCTGTCGTCGGTGCGGTATTGTCGAAGATGGGAGCCCCACTTGGTGGCTTGGCGGCGATGTTGGCGGCAGCGGGTTTTGCAATCGGCTTAGCCTTTCAAGGCACCCTTAGCAACTTCGCATCAGGTGTATTGATGTTGGTCTTTCGTCCCTTCAAAGTGGGTGATTTCGTCAATGCCGCTGGAGTGATGGGCAAAGTCAACGAAATCGATTTGTTCACGACGACTCTCGATACGCCTGATAATCGCCGAATCATCGTCCCCAACAGTTCGATATCGAGTGCGATCATCGAGAATATCAGCCACCACAAACATCGACGAATCGAAGTCCCCGTTGGAGTTTCCTATTCCGCAGACATTGCTGCCACTCGCCATGCACTCAACGCAGCGTTAGCAAAATTTGAAGACGAAATCGTTCAGGGCGAAGGCCGAAATTCTGCAGTGGTGCTCAGCAATCTGGGGCCGAGCAGCGTCGATTGGTTGGTCCGAATGTGGGTCAATTCAAGCGATTTTTGGCGACTGAAAGAGGGCCTGGTTGGCGAGGTCAAACAGCAACTCGATTCCGCCGCGATCAGCATTCCATTCCCACAAATGGACGTCCATTTGCATCAAGTAAACGGGGACGAAGAGGCATCACGATCACGGCCCAAGATCCGACCCGTCCGGCGAGAATTTGAAGCGTCCTCCAACCGTCAAGCATCGTAA